The proteins below come from a single Candidatus Eremiobacterota bacterium genomic window:
- a CDS encoding type II toxin-antitoxin system HicA family toxin: MKVREMLKKMKKQGWYFVEDGTNHEKWAHDLYEYEWIPVPRHYSDDLKKSTEESIKKAMKNVEQRKKGE, encoded by the coding sequence ATGAAGGTGAGAGAGATGCTCAAGAAGATGAAGAAGCAGGGCTGGTACTTCGTTGAAGACGGAACCAATCACGAGAAGTGGGCACACGATCTCTATGAGTATGAATGGATACCTGTTCCTCGTCACTATAGCGACGACCTCAAGAAGAGCACCGAAGAGAGCATAAAGAAGGCGATGAAGAATGTTGAGCAGAGGAAGAAGGGGGAGTAA
- a CDS encoding type II toxin-antitoxin system HicB family antitoxin: MMYPARVKKEDVGFYAVFVDFPNAFTQADSMGELAENTRDVLSMAIKHLLDKDREVPKPSEVTGDDIILVEPYPEIRQRLGHKKGCECPVCRNARGERTPKRRRIDITMDNEIIEKLKAVAKNSDRTVSALIESAIKEKYLQ; this comes from the coding sequence ATGATGTATCCGGCACGAGTGAAGAAAGAAGACGTTGGCTTTTATGCCGTTTTTGTTGATTTCCCAAACGCCTTCACCCAGGCGGACTCAATGGGTGAGCTGGCGGAGAACACAAGAGATGTATTGTCGATGGCGATAAAGCATTTACTCGACAAGGACCGCGAGGTTCCGAAGCCGTCTGAGGTAACGGGAGATGATATAATACTGGTGGAGCCCTACCCGGAGATCCGCCAGCGCCTGGGGCATAAGAAGGGCTGTGAGTGCCCGGTGTGCAGGAATGCCAGGGGAGAGCGCACTCCGAAGCGGAGAAGGATTGACATCACGATGGACAACGAAATCATCGAGAAACTTAAAGCCGTGGCAAAGAATAGCGACAGAACAGTGAGCGCCCTCATCGAGTCGGCGATAAAAGAGAAGTATCTCCAGTAA
- a CDS encoding type II toxin-antitoxin system HicB family antitoxin: protein MLRYPAVIHEDPDGLRIEFPDFGGSGTKGDSMEELLGMAEDVLSAVLTVCYDESPPIPEPSADFQQALSSMNPGGTVRETGRPAPWASMDGEWRGQKR, encoded by the coding sequence ATGCTCAGGTATCCTGCCGTTATCCACGAAGATCCCGATGGGCTGAGGATAGAGTTTCCCGATTTCGGCGGCTCAGGGACCAAGGGCGACTCGATGGAGGAGCTTTTGGGAATGGCTGAAGATGTGCTGTCTGCTGTTCTCACCGTGTGCTACGACGAGAGCCCTCCGATACCGGAGCCTTCAGCAGACTTCCAGCAGGCGTTGAGCTCAATGAACCCCGGCGGGACAGTGAGAGAGACCGGCCGGCCTGCTCCTTGGGCCTCTATGGATGGTGAATGGCGCGGGCAGAAACGCTGA
- a CDS encoding SUMF1/EgtB/PvdO family nonheme iron enzyme yields MKRFFRFSFAVLFYIILAGPLFSKNISMVEVRGETFTMGDRNNGTVRTVTVSNFSIATYETTNREFCAFLNSQGNQTEDRLKWIDIKKDKYCGITARSPISGPFSVKPGYENRPVVYVSWYAAVAYCNWLSERQGLTKCYGDKSSRGTPEQWRNWWYGYMGHQKRTGYRLPTEAEWEYACRAGSETLYFWGDTMNPSYCKFLGNSGGRPHDVGSTKPNKSGIYDMSGNVWEWCSDCWCIDYGPPDEVNPTGPAEGIFRLKRGGTFSSIAEFCSAACRFCETPNKRNNNMGFRLVKNDGSGGAPTGNTTPVNQR; encoded by the coding sequence ATGAAACGTTTTTTCCGATTCTCTTTTGCGGTGCTCTTTTATATCATTCTGGCAGGACCACTTTTCTCAAAAAATATATCTATGGTAGAAGTCCGGGGGGAAACCTTCACCATGGGTGACCGCAACAATGGGACTGTCAGGACAGTTACAGTATCTAATTTCTCTATTGCCACATATGAAACTACAAACAGAGAATTTTGCGCATTTCTCAATTCTCAGGGCAACCAGACTGAGGATCGTTTGAAATGGATTGACATTAAAAAAGACAAATACTGTGGCATTACTGCGAGGAGCCCGATCAGTGGCCCTTTTTCAGTGAAACCAGGGTATGAAAACAGGCCTGTTGTGTATGTGAGCTGGTATGCTGCAGTAGCATACTGCAACTGGCTTAGTGAAAGGCAGGGTCTTACAAAATGCTACGGCGATAAGAGCAGCAGGGGAACGCCGGAACAGTGGCGCAATTGGTGGTATGGCTATATGGGACATCAGAAGAGAACCGGATATCGTCTCCCCACCGAAGCGGAATGGGAATATGCCTGCCGGGCAGGCTCAGAGACTCTCTATTTCTGGGGAGACACAATGAATCCGTCATACTGTAAATTCCTTGGTAATTCCGGCGGACGCCCTCATGACGTGGGCTCCACAAAGCCCAACAAAAGCGGAATTTACGATATGAGCGGCAACGTATGGGAATGGTGCAGCGATTGCTGGTGTATCGATTACGGCCCCCCCGATGAAGTGAATCCCACAGGGCCTGCCGAAGGGATCTTCAGGCTCAAGCGTGGCGGCACGTTCAGCTCTATTGCAGAGTTTTGCTCCGCAGCCTGCCGCTTCTGTGAGACCCCCAATAAGAGGAACAACAACATGGGTTTCAGACTCGTCAAGAACGATGGCAGCGGCGGGGCTCCAACGGGAAATACAACCCCTGTGAACCAGCGGTGA
- a CDS encoding Abortive infection protein AbiEii has protein sequence MKKLVKNRASSVRAKLATLAKKLAVDFDLILLRYLQERFIAWLSSTEHAGSLILKGGVPFSQHISRKRSPSGSGEKC, from the coding sequence ATGAAAAAGCTGGTCAAAAACAGAGCTTCTTCGGTACGGGCAAAACTTGCCACCCTGGCGAAAAAGCTCGCTGTTGACTTTGATTTGATACTCCTTCGCTATCTTCAGGAACGATTCATTGCATGGCTCTCGTCAACGGAGCATGCCGGCTCACTGATCCTGAAGGGGGGAGTGCCTTTCTCTCAACATATAAGCAGAAAGAGAAGCCCGAGTGGAAGCGGTGAGAAGTGCTGA